A single genomic interval of Deltaproteobacteria bacterium CG11_big_fil_rev_8_21_14_0_20_49_13 harbors:
- the alr gene encoding alanine racemase, translated as MGFFRPTSAEIHLGALKHNYEQLRKALPPSVRIMGMVKADAYGHGAVEVSRVLSDLGVASLGVATVEEGIELRESAVSTPIMVLGGLMGIGTAAAGMMVGADLTPAVHSVEVLEFLEATARAAGKRIGIHLKIDTGMTRLGVIPSALPHFLNRLKSCSSLRLDGVMTHFADAEDHEYTNLQMDKFKECVHQVESGLGAIPIWHIANSMAVVEKEYFTNATAGEHWVRTGVALYGAGAKHVVDELHTRPVMMLKSKVVMIKSVPAGTKISYGCTFETKRQSRIGIIPIGYADGYPWALSNKAQTLVRGKRVTVVGRVTMDMTMIDLTDLSESHVNDEVVLMGTQSGAKVTCEEVAEWAGTVPYEIMCGISKRMPRMYISA; from the coding sequence ATGGGATTTTTCAGACCTACAAGCGCTGAGATTCATTTAGGGGCCCTCAAACACAATTACGAGCAGTTGCGTAAGGCGCTTCCTCCGTCCGTCCGCATCATGGGGATGGTCAAGGCCGACGCCTACGGCCACGGTGCGGTAGAGGTGAGCAGGGTCCTTTCGGATCTGGGCGTTGCCTCGCTTGGCGTTGCAACTGTGGAAGAGGGGATAGAGCTCCGAGAATCTGCCGTTTCGACCCCCATCATGGTCCTTGGCGGTCTTATGGGTATCGGTACCGCCGCCGCAGGAATGATGGTCGGCGCGGATCTTACGCCTGCGGTCCATTCTGTCGAGGTGCTGGAATTCCTGGAGGCCACGGCCAGGGCGGCCGGCAAGAGAATAGGCATTCATTTAAAGATAGATACAGGCATGACCCGCCTGGGCGTTATACCAAGCGCGCTCCCGCACTTTTTGAATCGGCTTAAAAGCTGTTCGTCCTTAAGGCTCGACGGCGTCATGACCCATTTTGCCGATGCCGAAGATCATGAGTACACGAACCTGCAGATGGATAAATTCAAGGAGTGCGTCCATCAGGTGGAATCAGGACTCGGCGCCATTCCTATCTGGCATATTGCTAACAGCATGGCGGTGGTTGAAAAGGAATATTTTACGAACGCCACAGCCGGTGAACACTGGGTCAGAACGGGGGTGGCTCTCTACGGAGCAGGGGCAAAGCATGTGGTTGATGAGCTTCACACAAGGCCGGTAATGATGCTTAAAAGTAAAGTGGTGATGATAAAGTCCGTTCCCGCAGGGACAAAGATAAGTTACGGTTGCACTTTCGAAACCAAAAGACAATCTCGCATCGGCATCATCCCCATAGGCTATGCAGATGGCTATCCCTGGGCGCTTTCTAATAAGGCCCAAACGCTTGTTCGCGGAAAGAGGGTGACGGTCGTGGGTCGCGTCACAATGGATATGACGATGATAGATCTGACCGACCTTTCAGAATCACACGTAAATGACGAGGTCGTTCTCATGGGAACGCAGTCCGGTGCCAAGGTAACCTGCGAAGAGGTGGCCGAGTGGGCTGGCACCGTTCCCTATGAGATAATGTGCGGCATCTCAAAAAGGATGCCAAGGATGTATATAAGTGCGTAA